The following proteins are encoded in a genomic region of Glycine max cultivar Williams 82 chromosome 18, Glycine_max_v4.0, whole genome shotgun sequence:
- the LOC100816420 gene encoding KH domain-containing protein At2g38610, which yields MSGLYNPNFSPARAASPQIRSNPEVDSQYLSELLAEHQKLGPFMQVLPICSRLLNQEILRVSGMLSNQGFGDFDRLRHRSPSPMASSNLMSNVSGTGLGGWNSLQQERLCGPPGMTMDWQSAPASPSSFTVKRILRLEIPVDTYPNFNFVGRLLGPRGNSLKRVEATTGCRVYIRGKGSIKDPDKEEKLRGRPGYEHLNEPLHILIEAELPANVVDIRLRQAQEIIEELLKPVDESQDYIKRQQLRELAMLNSNFREESPGPSGSVSPFNSSGMKRAKTGR from the exons ATGTCAGGCTTGTATAATCCCAACTTCTCTCCTGCTAGAGCAGCTTCTCCTCAGATTAGGAGCAATCCAGAAGTGGACAG tcaGTACCTATCAGAGTTGCTGGCAGAACATCAGAAGCTTGGACCCTTCATGCAAGTGCTTCCCATATGCAGCCGCCTCCTAAATCAAG AAATATTAAGGGTTTCTGGAATGTTGTCCAATCAAGGTTTTGGTGACTTCGATAGACTGCGACATAGAAGCCCTAGTCCTATGGCTTCTTCAAACCTTATGTCCAATGTCAGTGGGACTGGGTTGGGTGGATGGAATAGTCTCCAGCAAGAG AGATTATGTGGACCCCCTGGAATGACGATGGACTGGCAAAGTGCTCCTGCAAGTCCTAGTTCGTTCACTGTTAAGAGAATCTTGCGCTTGGAAATTCCAGTAGATACATATCCCAAT TTCAATTTTGTTGGAAGACTTCTGGGCCCTAGAGGCAATTCTTTGAAACGGGTAGAAGCTACAACTGGTTGTCGTGTGTATATTAGAGGAAAAGGATCGATAAAGGATCCAGACAAG gaagagaaattacgAGGAAGACCAGGTTATGAGCATCTCAATGAACCACTGCACATTTTGATTGAGGCTGAATTACCTGCTAATGTTGTTGACATAAGGCTCAGGCAGGCTCAGGAAATTATTGAAGAACTGCTCAAGCCTGTG GATGAATCACAGGACTATATCAAGAGGCAGCAGTTGCGTGAACTCGCCATGCtgaattcaaatttcagagAAGAGAGTCCCGGGCCCAGTGGTAGTGTGTCCCCATTCAACTCTAGTGGAATGAAACGTGCAAAGACGGGTCGCTGA
- the LOC100816948 gene encoding NADH dehydrogenase [ubiquinone] 1 alpha subcomplex subunit 1 yields MNLRWMEAVLPLGIIAGMLCVMGNAQYYIHRAAHGRPKHIGNDMWDVAMERRDKKLIEQASPSN; encoded by the exons atgaacttGAGATGGATGGAAGCGGTGTTGCCGCTGGGAATCATAGCTGGAATGCTCTGCGTCATGGGAAACGCTCAGTATTACATTCACAGAGCTGCACATGGCAGA CCTAAGCACATCGGAAACGATATGTGGGATGTGGCGATGGAGCGAAGGGACAAGAAGCTTATCGAGCAAGCCTCTCCCTCCAATTAA